Below is a window of Paraburkholderia kururiensis DNA.
TTCGCGAATGGCCTCCACTTCGTGGTCGTCGGCCGAGCGGTCCATCAGATCGTGAAGCGCTTCCCAACCGAACTGCCAGCCCATCTTGAGCACGAGCAGACCGACCACGAGTGCCGCGATCGGGTCGAGTATCGGATAACCCGCGAGGTTGCCGATAATGCCCACGCCCACCACTAACGAAGACGCCGCGTCGGACCGCGCGTGCCACGCGTTGGCCACCAGCATGCTCGACTTCACGCGCTTGGCCACGGCCAGCATGTAGCGGAACAGCAGTTCCTTCGCCGCGAGCGCGCCGCCGGCCACCCACAGCGCGATGACATGCACGCGCTGCACGGACGCGGGATCTTCGAGCTTGTGCACCGCGGACCACAGCATGCCCACGCCCACCGCGGCGAGCAGCGCGCCCAGCGCCAGCGACGCGCCCGTTTCGAAGCGCTGATGCCCGTACGGGTGCGCTTCGTCCGCGTCCTTCTTGCTGTGATGGCTCGCGAAGAGCACCACGAAGTCGGCAATCAGATCGGACAGCGAATGAATGCCGTCCGCCACGAGGCCCTGCGAGCCTGAGAGAAGACCGGCGAGCACCTGGGCTGCGGTCAGGGCAAGGTTGACGACCACGCTTACCCACGTGCTGCGCGAGGCCGCGGCGGCGCGTTCGGCAGGCGTGTGTTCGTTGTTCTCGGTGTCGTCAAAGAGTTCTTCGGTCTTCATGTCGTTGCTTCGTTCGTCAAAGAAAAGGCTTCAGGCAGGGCGAAAACGCCACCGATACAGCGGGCGTCATGTGGGCATGACGTGCCGTTCAACGCTTTGCATGGTGGCTGCCCTTTACGTCCCTGGGTTGTTTCGCCGGCCGCCGCCACGCGAGCCTGCGTTGCTCGACCAGCATTTTCCAGTCGAGTTTCGTGAGTGTATAGACAAGCCCGAGCAGCGCGAGCTGCGTCACGATGAAATAACCGCTGAGGTAGCCGTCTTCCAGCTGCGCCTCGGGGTCGAGGTACGAGGAGGCGAGACGGCCGAGCTGCGCCCAGAGCGCATAGCTTGCCACGCGACCCGCGAAGAACGCCGCGCCGATGAAGCGCAGCGGCAGCCCGGACAACCCGTAGGCGATGAACAGATAGTTCGACGGAAAAGGGCTCAACGCGTAGACGAAGAACGCGCTCACGGTGGTCTTCTGATGCTTTTCGAGCCACGCCGTGACCACGTCGATGTTCTCGCGGTCGGCATCGCGCATCAGTTTTCCGCGCACGAGCGAGCGCGCGAACGTGGCGAGAATCAGCCGCCCGATGGTGGCGGCGCTCGCAGCGACCAGCGCGAACACGAACGGGTTGCCGTCCGGCACGTTGAAGCCGACCCACGACATCGCCATCCACGTGGGCGGCGCGAATGCCGGCATGAGGTTGATCAGCAATACCACGACGAACAGCATGGACAGCGTCGTCACCATGAACCTCCCGGCCAATGCGCCTGAAGCCGCTTGCAGCATTCGATTGTGCGGTGGCGGGCAGCACCGCGCTTGACGCACGTCAAGCCGGCAAGGAACCCGGCGCGGCCGCTTTCATCCGGCAAGGTTTGATGCGAGTCAACGGACCCGCGATACCGGTCCATACACTCGTGAACAGCACCCCGTCCCCGCTCCGCGCCCGTTTGCCTATTTTTGCCATGCCACGCTGGCTGTCCTTCCTCGATCGAATGCCGTGGGTCACGTTCGTCCCGCTGCTTGCCTCGGCCCTGAGCCTGATCGCGGGCCTCGCCTTCGCAGGCTTCGGACGAAGCGCCGTGGCCCACGCGCTCTGGACCTTGGGCGCCGTGCCGGTGCTGCTCGTGCTCGCGGTGTCCATCGTTCGTGCGCTGCGGCGGCACGAGGCGGGCGTCGACGTGCTGGCGCTGGTGGCCATCGGCTTTGCGCTCGCGCTGGGCGAGTCGCTCACGGCCGCCGTGATCGCCTTGATGCTGGCGAGCGGCCGCGCGCTCGAACACTATGCCCACGCCCGCGCCCAGCGCGAAATGACAGCGCTGCTCGCCCACGCACCGCGCCACGCCAACCGGTTCGAAGCGGGCGAGTGGCGCCGCGTGGAACTGGACGACGTGCAGGCCGGCGACCGTCTGCTCGTGCGTACCGGCGAATTCGTGCCGGTGGACGGCAGCCTCACCGACCACGCGGAACTCGACGAATCCACGCTCACGGGCGAGGCGGCCATCCAGCCGCGCCGGCCCGGCGAAGCCGTGCAGAGCGGCGTGCTCAACGTGGGGCCCGCGTTCGAGATGGTGGCGGCCGCGAGCGCGGGCGACAGCACGTTCGCGGGCATCGTGCGCATGGTGCAGTTCGCGCGTGAGGCGCGCAGTCCCGCCGAGCGGCTCGCGGACCGCTACGCCGTGCTCTTCATGATCGCCGCGCTGTTCTTTGCGCTTGCCAGCTGGCTTGCCGTGGGCGACCTCGCGCGGGTGCTCGCGGTGCTCGTCGTGGCCACGCCGTGTCCGCTGATTCTCGCGGTGCCGGTGGCCATCGTGTCGGGCATGTCGCGATGCGCGAAGCGCGGCGTGCTCGTGAAGGGCGGCGGCGCGCTGGAGCGGCTCGCGCAGGCCGGCGCGCTCTTCTTCGACAAGACGGGCACGCTGACGGGCGGCCACGCGCGCCTCGTGGCCGTGGAGAGCGCGCCGGGCACGGCATCCGACGACGTGTTGCGGATCGCGGCGTCGCTCGGCCAGGCGTCCGCGCACGTGATATCGGAAGCGGTGACGATGGCCGCGCGCGAGCGCCACCTCGCGCTGGCGGTGCCGTCCAGTGTGATCGAGCGGGCGGGCGCCGGCGTGACGGGCGAAGTGGACGGGCACGCGGTGGCGATCGGATCGTTTGCGCACGTGTCGGAGGTTGCCGCGCCGCAGCCGTGGTGCACGGCGTTCCTTCAGCGTGTGGCGTACGAGGGCGCGTCGGCTGTGTTCGTGGCCGTGGACGGCGTCATGATCGGCGCCGTGCAACTGGCCGACCAGATCCGGCTGGAGACGCCGCGCGCATTGCGTCTTTTGCGGCAGGAAGGCATCCGCCGGCTCGTCATGCTGACGGGCGACCGGCGCGACGTGGCCGAAACCGTGGGCGCGATGCTGGGCGTGACCGAGGTGATGCCCGAACAGACGCCCGCCGACAAACTCGCCGCCATTCAGGCCGCGCGTCGCGACGACACGGTCGTGATGGTGGGCGACGGCGTGAACGACGCCCCGGCGCTGGCCGCCGCCGACGTGGGCGTGGCGATGGGCGCGCGCGGCGCGGCGGCATCGTCCGAAGCGGCGGACGTGGTGCTGCTGGTAGACCGGCTGGATCGTCTGGTCGACGCCTTGCGCGTGGCGCGGCGCACGCGACGTATCGCCATGGAAAGCGTGGTGGCGGGCATGACGCTCTCGTTCGCCGCGATGGCCGTGGCCGCGGCCGGCTACCTGCCGCCGCTGGCGGGCGCGCTGCTGCAGGAATTCATCGACGTCGCCGTGATCCTCAATGCGCTGCGTGCCTTGCGCATTCACCCCGGCACCGCGCCCGGCAGCCTCGCGCGCGACGACGCGGACCGCCTCAAAGCGGGCCACGCCGAACTGGGACCGGTAATGGAGCAGATCAGGACGCTCGCGGACGAACTGCCGCGCATGCCGCCGCACGCCGTTGCCGCCGCGCTCACGCGCATGAACGAGTCGCTGGCGCAGCACCTCGTGCCGCACGAGCAGCACGACGACATCGAGCTTTACCCGGGCCTCGCGCAGCTCATGGGCGGCGACGACCCCATGGCCGCGATGAGCGGCACGCATCGCGAGATCTTTCGCCTTGCACGCATGCTGAAACAGATGACCGCCCATGTGCCGCCCGAGGGGCCGGATGCGGCGAGCCTGCGCGAATTCCAGCGTCTTCTCTACGCGCTCGACGCCATCGTGCGGCTGCATTGCGCTCAGGAGGACGAACTGTTTCATGCGCTGGTTGAAGCGGGATGACGGGCGCGGTGATGGGCGTGACGGTGGGCCGGATGGCGGGCACGACGGCGGCCGCGCGCGCCTCGTGGGATACCGCGGCCGATGCCACGTTCGAAGGCGCGCGCGACGCATGCCCGTGGTTGGGCCGTCGCGTGCGTGATGTCCCCCGGTTACTTGCCGGCCGCCTTCAGCTTTTCGGCAGCGCTCTTGTACGCGTTGTAGTGATCGCCTTCGTCGGCGGCGATCTGGCGGAACATGGCGGCCACCTTCTTGTCGCCCGCCGCGTCGGCCTGCTCCGCGTACTTGACGTACATCTTCGTGTTCTCGTAGTGCTCGCCGGCCATGCCGTCGGCCAGGTTGGCTTCGTCGGACTTCGCGAGGTTCAGCGCTTGCGCTTCGCGTGCGAAGTGCTCGTTGGCCTCTACGTTCGCGCTCTCGTCGAAGAGCTTCGCGAGTTCCGGGTGTCCGCTCTTGCGCGCATGTTCGGCGTAGGCGAGGTACTTGAGGTGTGCGTAGGCCTCGCCGTGCATGGCGGCTTCGAGGTTCTGCTTCGTCTGGTCTTTCAGCTCGCCCTCGGCGAGTGCGGGCGCGGCGGCGAACGAGAGCGCCGCCAGTGCGGACACGGAAATCAGTTGCGTGAAGAGTTTCATGATCAGCATTCCTTTTCGGGGACGTCGCCGACCGTGGCGACAGCGGTCATGTTGTCGTGTGGCATTGACAATGTCCTGACGTCGCCGCGCGTCGCACCAACCGCCTGCGCATCAGGGGGCTCGCAGACGCAGGCCCGTCAGGACACGGTCAGAAGGCGTCTCTAACCTTGTCGACGAGCGTGTCGTGCGCTCGCCATTTCGAGGAGGAGTCGCAACATGAATCGCAAACGCATTGGAAGCATCGCCGCTATCGTCATGCTGGGCGCAATCGCGGGTCACGCCGTTGCCAGCCCCACGTGTACGCGTCAGCCGGAATCGCAGTGGCTGAGCGAGGCGGAGATGCAGAAGAAGATCGGTCAGATGGGCTACAAGGACATCAAGGTGTTCAAGAAAACGACTTCGGGGTGTTACGAGATCTACGGCCGTACCGGCGACGGTCGCAAGGCCGAGGTCTACTTCAATCCGGTAACGGGCGCCGTTGTAGAAAGCAACGTGGATTAGCCATGCTTCCCCCGCATCCTCGCGAAACGCTGATGGCTTCCGCGGCTGCCGTGCGTGGCGCGAAGCCGCGTTCGGTCCGCGTGTGGGACCCTGTCGTGCGCGTCTTTCACTGGACCGTGGTGGCGGGTGTGCTCGCAAACTATCTGCTGCTCGAAGCGGGCAAGGCGCCGCACCGTTACGTGGGCTACGTGGTGGCGGGCGCGCTCGCCGTGCGCTTCGTCTGGGGCTTCATCGGCAGCGCGCACGCCCGGTTCGCCGACTTCGTGGCGAGCCCGCGCGCCGCGGCGACGCATCTTGCGCACGCCGTGGCCGGGCGTGATCGGCGCTACGTCGGGCACAACCCCGCAGGCGGCCTCATGATGGTCGCGCTCATGGCGCTGCTGGCCGCGGTCTGCGTCACGGGCTGGATGCAGGGCCTCGACGCGTTCTGGGGCGAGCAATGGCTTCAGACCACGCATGCGCTGCTCGTCGATGCCGTGCTCGCCATGGCCGCGTTGCACGTGATGGCGGCGCTGGTGGAGAGCCGGCGGCATCGCGAGAACCTCGTGCTCGCCATGGTGACGGGGCGCAAACGGCCTGCCTCGGGAACGGATGTGGACCATGCGGCTGCTGCTCGTCGAAGATAACGGCAGGCTGGCCTCGCTCATTGCCGATGGGCTTTCGAAAGAAGGCTTCACGGTGGACTGGTGCGCGACGCTCGATCTCGCGAGGCGCGCGCTCGCCTCGAATACCTACGACCTCGTGCTGCTCGATCTCGGCATGCCGGACGGCAACGGTGTGGAGTTCGTGCAAGTTATGCGCCGCGGCGGCCACACCGTTCCGGTGCTGATCGTCACGGCGCGCAGCAGTCTGGACGACCGCGTGATCGGGCTCGACTCGGGCGGCGACGACTATCTCGTCAAGCCGTTCGAGCTGCGCGAGCTGGCGGCGCGGTGCCGTGCGCTCCTGCGCCGGCCGGGCGCCTGCCTCGGCACCACGCTTTCCGCGGCGAATCTCGAGCTGGATACGGCGGGCCGGGAAGTGCGCGTATCGGGCCGCGTCGTGCCGGTGCCGCCGCGTGAACTCGATCTGCTCGAACGTTTGATGCGGCGTGTCGGACACGTAGTGACCAAAGGGGCGCTCGAAGACTCGCTCTACGCGCTCGAAGCCGACGTCACGCCGAACGCGCTCGAAGCGGTGGTGTCGCGCCTGAGGCGGCGTCTTACCGCAGCCGGCGCGCAGGTGGTGATGCATACGGCGCATGGCATCGGCTACATGTTGACCGCCGCGCAAGCCTCGGACGGGGACAACGATGAGCCGCAGCGAAATGGCTGAAGGGCCGCACGCGGGCGATGCGCGTGCGCCGCGGCGGCGCCGTCGCACGCTGTTTTTCACGATGTCCGTGCGGCTTGCCATGGTGGGCTGCGTGTTCATGCTGGTCCAGTTGCTCGCCGTGGTGTGGATGTACGTACGCAACCCCAACGAACTCGACCAGTTGCTCATTTCCGCCGAGGCCGGCCGCATTGCGCGGGAGATCGCGCCAGGTGGCGCGGGTGCCGACATCGCGCTATCCGCCGACCTCGCGCGGCCGCTCGCGCCCGATACGCGGCGCGCCTTCGTGATCCACGAGAAAGGCGGCGCGATTGTCGCCCGCCGCGACGACGGCGACCTGCGCATCGAGCAGGAACCGCCCATGTCGTTTCTCGTCATCCGGACGCAGCGCGAGACGTGGGGCGACCGCTTTCTGCTGACCGGCACGCGCCGCGTATCCGTGGACGACCGGCCTTACTGGATCACCGTGGCGATT
It encodes the following:
- a CDS encoding cation diffusion facilitator family transporter, coding for MKTEELFDDTENNEHTPAERAAAASRSTWVSVVVNLALTAAQVLAGLLSGSQGLVADGIHSLSDLIADFVVLFASHHSKKDADEAHPYGHQRFETGASLALGALLAAVGVGMLWSAVHKLEDPASVQRVHVIALWVAGGALAAKELLFRYMLAVAKRVKSSMLVANAWHARSDAASSLVVGVGIIGNLAGYPILDPIAALVVGLLVLKMGWQFGWEALHDLMDRSADDHEVEAIRETLVSSPGVIGVHDLRTRKMGDMIVVDVHIEVAGAISVEAGHDIAVEARRRVLSRHRVLNVMTHVDPRRATAPDAPSAVAAAQ
- a CDS encoding heavy metal translocating P-type ATPase: MPWVTFVPLLASALSLIAGLAFAGFGRSAVAHALWTLGAVPVLLVLAVSIVRALRRHEAGVDVLALVAIGFALALGESLTAAVIALMLASGRALEHYAHARAQREMTALLAHAPRHANRFEAGEWRRVELDDVQAGDRLLVRTGEFVPVDGSLTDHAELDESTLTGEAAIQPRRPGEAVQSGVLNVGPAFEMVAAASAGDSTFAGIVRMVQFAREARSPAERLADRYAVLFMIAALFFALASWLAVGDLARVLAVLVVATPCPLILAVPVAIVSGMSRCAKRGVLVKGGGALERLAQAGALFFDKTGTLTGGHARLVAVESAPGTASDDVLRIAASLGQASAHVISEAVTMAARERHLALAVPSSVIERAGAGVTGEVDGHAVAIGSFAHVSEVAAPQPWCTAFLQRVAYEGASAVFVAVDGVMIGAVQLADQIRLETPRALRLLRQEGIRRLVMLTGDRRDVAETVGAMLGVTEVMPEQTPADKLAAIQAARRDDTVVMVGDGVNDAPALAAADVGVAMGARGAAASSEAADVVLLVDRLDRLVDALRVARRTRRIAMESVVAGMTLSFAAMAVAAAGYLPPLAGALLQEFIDVAVILNALRALRIHPGTAPGSLARDDADRLKAGHAELGPVMEQIRTLADELPRMPPHAVAAALTRMNESLAQHLVPHEQHDDIELYPGLAQLMGGDDPMAAMSGTHREIFRLARMLKQMTAHVPPEGPDAASLREFQRLLYALDAIVRLHCAQEDELFHALVEAG
- a CDS encoding ferritin family protein, yielding MKLFTQLISVSALAALSFAAAPALAEGELKDQTKQNLEAAMHGEAYAHLKYLAYAEHARKSGHPELAKLFDESANVEANEHFAREAQALNLAKSDEANLADGMAGEHYENTKMYVKYAEQADAAGDKKVAAMFRQIAADEGDHYNAYKSAAEKLKAAGK
- a CDS encoding PepSY domain-containing protein; the encoded protein is MNRKRIGSIAAIVMLGAIAGHAVASPTCTRQPESQWLSEAEMQKKIGQMGYKDIKVFKKTTSGCYEIYGRTGDGRKAEVYFNPVTGAVVESNVD
- a CDS encoding cytochrome b/b6 domain-containing protein encodes the protein MLPPHPRETLMASAAAVRGAKPRSVRVWDPVVRVFHWTVVAGVLANYLLLEAGKAPHRYVGYVVAGALAVRFVWGFIGSAHARFADFVASPRAAATHLAHAVAGRDRRYVGHNPAGGLMMVALMALLAAVCVTGWMQGLDAFWGEQWLQTTHALLVDAVLAMAALHVMAALVESRRHRENLVLAMVTGRKRPASGTDVDHAAAARRR
- a CDS encoding response regulator transcription factor gives rise to the protein MRLLLVEDNGRLASLIADGLSKEGFTVDWCATLDLARRALASNTYDLVLLDLGMPDGNGVEFVQVMRRGGHTVPVLIVTARSSLDDRVIGLDSGGDDYLVKPFELRELAARCRALLRRPGACLGTTLSAANLELDTAGREVRVSGRVVPVPPRELDLLERLMRRVGHVVTKGALEDSLYALEADVTPNALEAVVSRLRRRLTAAGAQVVMHTAHGIGYMLTAAQASDGDNDEPQRNG